agttcaagaactaggagacatgcttgagaccctctttatgcaccatggccttgtaatctctatctcatgagaaccattgtgaacctaccttccctcatTGGGAAGGACACCTCTCATAATTAGTTCACTCGGTggtaagctaaagtccctttttgaaatgtctttaagttgttattaatctatcatagcttaatgtaggtcataggagactaacgcCGTTGTATAGCAtaatcattagctcattaggaattgcatgagaatgtcctttcattgtAATCCTTCATTATTGAGGTTAAcacaatcatcatcatatcataataaggcacataagtgattcacaatcaaccttatatcatcataccttaatcataatctcacaagTCATATAttcaaagacatttcaattacattcatcattcCATCTCCTAGGTAATCTAATCACAAGTAATACTTCAATTAACCATCATCACCAAGTAAAAGGCACCATAATTAAAGTAAGGATTAAAGATCACAAGGTCTACAAGTTCACCTTCATAAGCCTCTTTCAATGGTATTACCATCAAACAACCATATTAACCCATCAATAGGCTTAATAACATTATACATTGTAATCTATACAAGATttaagtcaattgtatcatcactaacaaaattaacttcaatccatgacctagggttaggggaataggtttcatcatgaattctttAAGAACTAGATTCAATCGcaacaatacattaccctaggTAGTCCGTAAATGAATCAAGATAGTTAAAACAAGtttaacaatcaatacattcatcaattcccatcaattcataatcaatatccaagatttggggaaattgAGAAAAATCCATGGTCCACACAAAAATCCCatcattaacatcaattattcAATATCTACACTTAATTAGCCATGAGTAATCAcaatttgacataatcaaccatcaatttcaagtttagaagaaaacccatttggagaagaaaacccttggaattgggtgatttacaAATCAACTTTGAAGGGACCTCTTAGGAAAGGAAACCAAAGAGTGAAGattcataccttaatgaagcttTATCCACAAAATTAGAGTAAGAACCTTGGAgactttgtcttcttcttcaagcttccttGTTTTTCTAATGGAGGATGAATAGagagaaaaagtagagagaggtgagagcttttggattttgatttgaagatttgatttgagtgagtgaATGTGAggtaaaattgatttaaaatcaatatataaccatcccatgaaatacccaaatgacccctcacttaagttgaccttttaataaagtcaaaattgaattctaaatttcagatttttcgtcGGGAAACAAGTTTGCGTCGCGGAGCTGTTTCTGAAAGATCATCTGAATTAATTTTTGAACCAGAAGAGTCCACTACGTGTTCGCGACGCGAACCAAGATTTTTGGTCCATGTGAGACCTAGACCGCGACGCGGAGGCACTTCACCATAGTTCATTGTGCCATGTTTAGGGGACGCAATCCTCGGGGGGTTAGACCTGAACGTTTTCACCCTATACACATTATTTTGCttatttaaagtatttctacaagttttagacttcatacaaCACTCCAAAACCTTCACAAAATCTAAGGACATTTTACTAATTCAAGTgcactagtttctggacgtattggacgtttcttgacgttttgactctaacaatTCCTAActagttttaatatattaaattaggcttagaaacagtgttttaaggtttagttcatcatgtgagactctagattaggtcttgcactttcagagtgttacaaaAATACATATGTAGGGTCTTAGACATAGGAAAAAATGACATAGTATTAGGCTAGATTAATTAGGAAAAGACCCAACTGCCTCTTGAAATAACTCAGCTGCTGACCGATAACCACGACCGACGGACCGTGGATCGGATTACGGGccatcctgcacaactgtcTTTAGTGGTCAGGTAGTTGAAAAGTGGGGTTAGAACCACGGATCCTGGACCATGAACCGTGGCATGACCAAGTCGTGGGTTCTGGGTTTCTGAGCCAAGGTTGGGGTGAGCAATCACGGACCACACCTATGGTCTATGGTCCCATCCACGGGTAGTGGGTGACTTCCATGGGTTAGCACCTGCAACCTCTTAAAATAGTTACTTAGCACTATTTTGAATTTGgggttttaacaaaatattatatataaagcAAAAGTAAGAGTGAACTTTCTACACGTTAAAATTAGAATATCTATTCACTTTTTCtgtcttttaaatttatgtatccttttactaactattatttatttattagaaaatttattatctCATGTTGATACTTATTTGATTCcccaaaaatatcaaatagttAATCGTTGCAGAAAAAAGataatctttaaaattattaatgttttttacTACGTAATCTtgtatgtaagataatatagtgttttagttttaataattgATAGATTTTAAGTAATAAAATCCCGTGTGAATAATTTTACTAGTTAGACATAATTAGAGTTATTAATTAATGGAGTACATCGGTAAAAATGATTTAGCATTTAGGCTATTTAGTGtacttttttaagaaaataacataaatagtCCCTTAACTATAGGAATAGATTTAAAATGGTCCCTTAACTATACACTAAATGGATCTAGTCCTTTAACTatacaaaaatttatcaattttggtTCCTTAACTATGCACTTATCGGTTTTAGTTCATTAACTATAAACCTACCGATTTTAGTCTTCAAGTATTAAAAACTTATTAGATTTGGTCTTTGTccattttaatacaaaataactTAGGTTTATATTAACGgaaatttttgtgaaattaaatttttaactcattttaaagcTATTTCTCCGtccctatcatttttttcctAAACTACTCTTATGAAAAGAACAATAACGTCAACGATTCATAGTAAAATTAATGAGGAAATAAGATATAAATCTTAATATTATTCGATGGAGGATAAAATTAAGCTATAATTATTGTTAATGACTTGAATCTGCACTTGAATATGTTAACtagtaagtattttatttaatttactcaatttatttttacgtaatgaatagaataatataattgatctatttaataattttttaaaaaagttgcaAGTCTACCATTTTGTGAATTTCaatttctgaaaaattaaacaaattccATTCAATGAATTCGTTGAAGTACAAACTTTGGATTTAAcgagtaataatttttttttttttgtaataaagtTTAGCATATTCAAGTCATTAGTAACAGTAATATGCTTCATTTTATTCTCCGTTGAATAAAATTATGACTATATTTCTTTTCTCatgaatttcattttaaatcgTTGAGATTAAGGTTCTTCGCATAAGGCTaaatttgaaggaaaattaGCGGAGagaaagaaacaacaaaaaaattgctAGATGATTTAATTTCTCGAGGCATGAATTTCGTTAATATAAATCTAAACTATTTGtattaaaaagtgaaaaaagacCAAACCTGATAAGTTTTTGAATacttaaaaaactaaaatcaaaaaatttataattaagggACTAAGATCACATGTGTATAGTTAACGAGATCAAAACAGATAAATTTTTGAATAGTTAGTTAAAGGAATAAATTTGTTAAGTGTATAATTAAAGGATCATTTTAGatctattattataatttagaggctatttatatcttttttatatataaataacactTAATTTGTAATAACATGTGCAATAATGAAACTGTTTTGAGCATTAACTAGGGTCTCCTCAGAGCCCAATCCGAATTTAGTAACACACTTCTGAAATTATTTGGGTTATCCGTTGGTGGTACTATTTCTCCGGAGACCTATCCCTTTATCATCCGTTTGCGTAAATACTCCACTTTTTGTTTCTGACGTGCCAATGAGCAATGTatgtttgaagaagaagagccTGATTTGGGAGAAGAAACGTCTGAAATCCGAATTAAAGCTTCAACGGCCCTAAACCCACAAAATTTGGTCCCTAGCGGAACATCAAAGGCGGCCTCCGCTGTCCATACAAGTGAGTTTGACtcttgaattattaatttaagcaCTGAAGTAGTTAACTTAATACTAACAAGATCgaaaaaaaatctcataatTGTTATGCAGTTGTTCAATGGAAGTGGGTGTTTAAGTAAAAGCTCTAAGCTAGAAATTCAATTTCCTAGGGAAAGCAATTGTGCAGCGTGGTCTTTAATTCACGAACATGCATATTTCGTGATTCGATTCCGTGTACAGTTGAGTGTTTTTGGCCAGCAGTTGTATTCTTAGTTCCCCTGGGCAATGGGGACATATACGTGGATGGGGAGATAAATGCTTCTAATAAGTTGTTTGGTAGGAGGTACTTTATTCGGTTGAGAACAATTTATCCGGGATTATTATACCGGTATAAGATTTTTTGGGTTATTCCATCATCTATATTGATATAACTTATTCATTACTATGGTATAaattaggggtgtcaaatgagcgggttgggttgaaattgaaaatattacaaTGGGTTGAATAGAAattgggttgggtcttgacccacccaagtttactttgggctcaaatgggttggactcaaatgggctaaaaaaTGGGTTGGGACTTGACATGCCCAATTTGACCCGATTAATCtctataatttaatatattgatatttaacttttataatctcAATTTGAATTTCCGCTcaaaaattttttgtttaaaaagtaACAAATCGATAGATAAAttctaaaagatgttaaatagatTATAATTCATACGTTCGATATAGGAACATATctttataaaaagttttaaaacgggttgaaattggagattgaattgAGCTCAATTGAGAATTCTCTTCAAATGAGAAAGCTTGAATGAGTTGAGATTGaaccaattcaaattatcttaaGCCCAACCCTTAAAATTGTTGGCAGGTTGGACGGGTTACCTATGTTTgggttcatttttgacacccctagtATAAATGTTGGCATAAATAATCTCATAACCGCCTCATATCTCCTACTAAACACGGGACAAAATAGTCCTGCATTTGATCTTGGGATTATTATACCTATACCTCGCACCAAACTAAAAGCCACTGATCCTCTACTGGagaagacatttttttttatataattttcattacttctgtgtgatttttattgtttgatttatCGACAGAGCAGTGTTTTGGGAAGCGAGAAGCGGAAAAAAGCGACGAGGGCTTGCTTCACAGAAGCGAGAAGCGTGAAGCGAAGCGCGcgcttttaaaaaaaaaaagcgacatttagtataaaaataaaaaaatattaaataactaaatagaggtaatataGTCTTAGATTGAAAGAAATTACATAGGCAAAAatactcataagtcataacatataaagcaaaaaattaaaaacataattaaatcacaaagattCAAACTCCTATTCTTCAACAAGGCTGCTAGACtgatcacaaaataaataaataaaagcaaaagaattgaaaaaaaagaagaggaggcAGCAGTCAGTAATTAGAAACAGAGCAGGCAGCagagatgaagaaaagaagagaagaagtagAAAAAACTAGAGTAGTCGAAACTCAGAGAGATGAAGAGATGAAGCACAGGCGAAGATTGTATATTTCAggagaaaagaaactcatagagatgaactaataaacattagctaaaaaagAGATGAACAAAAAGTTACCTGCAGTCGCGGTCGAGGTTGAAGAGAGAGGCAGCCTCAGTCGAGATCGTCaggagagaaagaagggaaagaagtattgtgaaagaagagtcgcgaggagagaaagaagggaaagagtCGTGAGGAGAGAAAAGGTTATATTtcagatatttttttaaaaaaaaacctaattttttttaaaaaaaccctaattgtCGCTTTTTTTATAAAAGCGCGCTTTATTGCGCTTTTGCCTTAGGGTCGCTTCTCGCTTCTTCATCTGAAGCGAGAGCTTTTTTCAGATCGCCTCGCCTCAAGATAAAAAAGCGCACAAGGGTCGCCTCGCTTTGAAGCGCGCTTTTCACAACACTGCGACAGAGTCATGTCTTGATGGTCTTCTTAGGTGATACGCATCATTTTGGTGTGGCAGTGGACTTAAAGGCTGGAGTTACTACTATAGATTGTTCTGCTGAAAGTCAGTCCGTTGTATGTCAAGACAATGTGGTTCCTGAACCATTTATCGGGATGGAGTTCGAGTCGGAATATGCTGCCAAGGAATTTTATGATTACTATGCTAGGCGTGTTGGGTTTATCATGCGCATTGATCAGTGCCGGCGTTCAGAAGTTGACAAGAGAATCCTTTCACGACGACTTTCATGTAACAAGCAGGGCTATTATGTGAAAATGAAAAACCATCATGGACCACCCCGAAAAGCACGCACCAGCACACGAGAAGGGTGCAAGGCAATGATGTTGGTAAAGGTTAACAAATCTGATAAGTGGGTTGTGACGAGATTCGTTAAGGAGCATACCCATCAATTGGTGCCTTCTGGCTGTTCTTCTGGTAATGCAATGGTAATCAAGAAATTCTCTGTATGGTTCATTTTAAgcttacttttttttgttttgagttcAATCTTTCAAGTCAATTTACTCTGTATTACCTCATGAAAGATATTTAGAGCACAAATTCTTAGGTGAAAAGCTTATGCAGATCTGCTTTCATTCTCAGATCTTCTCTTGCCTGGGATGGAATAACTCATCTAGTCTAGCTGCTACCGCCTTCCTATCATATAGACTAGGAAATAGGAGGTTGGGTGATTGATAAGTAATCAATTAGCTTTACCAGTTACTCTGTTTTTCTATCGTCCATCTTGAGTTATATTGTCCATAACGTCCTCTGTGTAATCATTGATTTCCATTTAGATACATACAGCTTAGAAGCAGTATAAAGGAAAACATATTGGCCTGGCCATTTATTTTATTGCAGTTTCTCTTGTTAAGTGGTCCAGGCGCCAGATACAGTTTCTTCCATCTTTAATCTTAAGATCTGTAATGGGTAATTTCCTTTCACTCATTCATTTTCTAATCTGGTCAATCTGAAAGCCTCTAACATATTTTATTGGCGAGTGTAGTTTTCCTGATTTAGTTGGCCTTTCTGTTGCCTTTTGCGACAGTTAGTTTCAATTTGCGGATACTTTGATTAACAATCTGAGTAAAGCATGTTTTTTGTTATCTAGCCTGGCTGTAGGGGTAAAAAGAAAGGAGGAGGAATAGACATCCTTTTCATGGACGACCTATTGTTGGCCAAGAACATAATCCAAGCAACTTCATTGCTTTTAATTGGTTCTGCTGAGTTTGAACTTCACAGTTGAGGGGCTTTAGACAAAGTTTGACATTTAACAATCACTTTCGATTGACTGACTTAGGAGTTGAGATAAATAATTCTTCCATGACCATATGCTTTTATTTTGAGTTCGTGTGCATTCTTCATATAAGACCTAGTGTAAGTAGATTCAAGAAGCCTCTCAATCAAGTTAGTTTCCATGACCATATGCTTTTCTATTGAGTTTGTTTGACATTCTTCATATAAGACCTAGTGTGAGTAGATTCAAGAAGCCTCTCAATCAAGTTAGTTTCTCTGCTGTGGATAATGATTGCTGTTGTTACGTTTATGTGGCAAGTGTATCAGATCTTGAGTAGTTAGGTAACTCTGAGGAGATCATTTTTcatgcttcttttttttattaaatggtAACATTCTATATATTATCAGGTGTACTATACCAAGATATATAGTCCCCTAAAGTTAGAAAACCACAAAATTTAGAAGCCTTACTTCCTATGATGCTTCTTACCTGCTgtctaaaacatcaaaaatattttctgtttGTACTAGATATTCCTGTTTACACCAAAATTAGCATAGAGCTAGGcaattcatcttcatcttctgaATGTTGCACCACTTGTCCTCAAAACACCTCTGATTTCTCTCTTTCCACATAGTCCACCTGATACATGCTGGCACAACCCTCCATCTCTCCTTCTGATTGGACAAATACCATCTCTCCCCAACTGTGAAGAAGCCCCTTTGTGTTTCCTGGCATCACCCACTTGATTCCCCTTGGGTTAATGAAAATTCTCCAGATCTGTTGTGTCCATTTGCAGTGCCGAAAGCAATGGTTGGCTGTCTCTGCTTGTTCCTACACAAATAACATCTGGGACATAGGTTCAATCCCTCATATTCAACTTCTCCTGTGTCAATACTGCTTCATTGGCCACCAGACAGGAGAACAAGCTACTTTCAATTGAATCTTTTCTTTCCTGATCATTTTCCATGGCCGACAACCCACTTGTTTATTGACTTTGCCCAAATTCTTGAGCCTAAACCACTTAAGAAATTCCTTGGGAGTTCACTTGCCATACCAAAGTATCTGCATTTTCAGTGACCCCCTTGAACTGATTTAGAGTATGGTAAAACTCTTTTATTCTCTCTATTTCTCAGTCATTTAGAGATCTTCTAAAAGTTAGATTCCACCTTCGATTAAAACAAGCTTCAGCCACTGTTGCTTCCTGTTGTTGGCATAGAGTGTAAATGTTTGTGAACAATTGTTGTAATACACTTTGTTCAATCCAGTTGTCTTACCAGAAGGAGATCTTATACCATTTCCCACTCTTTGTTCTGTATTGTTCCTCGTCTTTGTCCATAGATTCCTGATGGATCTCTCCAAACACTGCAACCATGGGGAGTGGTTACTGGGTTTGTGGTCTAACTACCCTCTTCCCCATATTTCTTCTAAATAACTTTCTTCGACATAGGTTCTTCTTCTGAAGCATATCTCCGAAGCCATTTCAGCATTAAACTCTGGTTCTGAGCCTTTAAATTCCCTATACTCATTCCTTTCTCTTTCTTGCTTCTTATCATGATATCCCATTTGACTAAATGAAACTTCTTTTCATCACTGTTTCCCTGCCAGAAGAAGTTATTTCTTGAAGTGTCAATTCTCTTTATCGCACTAACAGAGGCTGGAAATAATGACATCATATATGTAGGTAAAGCATCTAGCACACTGTTAATGAGTGTCGACTCTCCTCCACCCCCCAAAAACGAAAAGAAAGACAAATGTTGCATTTTTCACTTCTCTTTTCACATTTCTCCTCCATATTCCCATAGATTTGCTTTTTGCAGCTAGAGGCATAATTAAGTACACACTTGGTAGTTCTCATACTTTACCTCCCAGAATGTCCGCTAGCATCTGAATCTCTTCCACTCTATTTGCTAGATAGATGAAGCTCTATCCCGTAGCCCAGAAATTgcctaaaaaaaatgaagaagataacTCTCAATACCCTCAATTGTTCCAAATCTGCATCACAAAATATCAAAGTGTCATCTGCATATTGTAGGTGGGATATTTCCGTGTTGCTGTCTACCCTGGAATTTACCTCAAAATCCCTATTCCAACCCTCAACTCAAGCATTCTGAAGTTTATCATTCATCCCCTCCATTGCTAATATGAACCAAAAAGGTGACAGGGAATCCCTTGTCTCAAACTCCTTTTAGAGGAGAAGAAACATGCTGGTGAACTGTTAACCGAAATTGCAAACTTGACTGTACTGAGATAGATCTTGCTGATTTGAAAGTGTCCATAAATTGACTCACACTTGGCCCGTGATAGATCTTGCTGAAAATGTGCTTCTGTTTGGTGCGTGAGAGTGTGTGAGGACTTCTTTTCCGGTATCACTGGCGGGGCTTTGCTTGCTGAACAATACTTGAGCTTTTGGTGGTGCTTGTTTGTGCACAATGCTCATGATAATAGAGGACAACTGAAATAACACTCATGGTCTTAGGAAAATTGCTCGACAAAGATCTTTCTTTCTCCCTGAAGTTGCTGGTAACTGTGTAGAGGCTATTACTTGACCTCATTGCATTACTATGTTAGAAATAGAATGCTGGGGAGAGACTTTATGGAATGTGTGACTTTTACACCTTACACTTTTATCTATTCATATAACTTGTCTTCACGATGATTACTTTACACTCGTTCATTGTGGGAGACTAGTGCAGCTATACTATCCGTTCTAGcaaaagaagatgaaatcaTGTCTCCTCCCATGGGAGGGGGGAGAAATCTTCCATAATTTACTCCTAAGAACCTATCCAAATttgctattttttttgtcttaaaaAAGGTAAGAGAAGGATGTTGTCACTGAAAAGGTCGAAGGGCtgatttgaaaaagaaaagtatttGACACCACTACTGGAGCAGCCTACTCTTTTCTTATTCctcgtcaaaaaaaaaaagctactGGTCTCTTAAGGGgagatttgaaaagaaaagtatTTGACACCACTACTAGAGCAACCTACTCTTTTCTTATTCCTCGTCAAAAAAAAAGCTACCGGTCTCTTAATTACTCtttatcttgttttttttttccggTAACATTGTAAAATTACCATTAACAATCAAGAACAAATACAAGCTAAGAGCACCTCGTCCATTTCCAATAGTGATGATCCTCGGGCCTTGGAAAAACAGATAACTAGGTACaaaatttttgccaaaaattccTACTCCTATGAGCACactttgaatatttaaaaaactCTATCTTGTTTACAATTTCCAGTTTGATTTGCTCTAGAACTTCACTTCTTTGTACCGCAAGACCTTTGTATAATGTCTAGTTTTTAACCCTCCAATTGTGATATATTAATCCTCCCATAATAGCTGCCACTATTTCTTTCTTGAATTTCTTCCAATGCCGTCTCATGATCATATCCATAACCTGTTTGACTTCCCCAGATGGTAGAGTAATGCCAAATATTGGAGTACTTCATCTCTTGCTAATCTGAACCAGAGGTAGTCCTTGAACAAATGTTGACTAGTTTCCACATCTTGTGTATCACACAAGCTACATGACATATCTtcaacatatacattcatatgcGCTAGCCTTCCTTTAGTTAGAAGTACTTGATGCACAACAAGCCACATAATAAATCTATGCTTGGGAGGAGAGACACTATTCCAGACAAGCTCAGCAACATCACACTTCACCTGATCCCCACCTAGTGCCATGTAGCTCCCAGATATAGAATAAGTCCCTTTTGCAGTGAGGTTGTGTATCATGTTTGTTCATACCACTTTCTCATTCTGTCTTTTAGTGAATTTAATTTTCTCCAGTGCCAGCTACTATCCAAAGGAGCCTTGGGATTCCAGCTATTGATATTTGTCCTAATGTAGACTCCATGTACCCATTTTACCCATAGCGAGTCTTCCTTTGGGGCAAGCTGCCTGAGCGATTTCCCCATTGAAGCTACATTCCAATTCCCATATCCCTTAATGTTAAGACCTCCATATTTCTTTGGTACACAAACTCTATCAGAATATATTAATACTAACTTCTTTTTGTCTGTTGTAGACTTGTAGTCCCCCAAAGACACTCCCTACATTTCTTATCAACGTCTTTCACAACTCTTTGAGGCAAGATGAACATAGACCCCTAAAAAGCTATGAATGGAGAAAAGCAATTCTAGGAGCACCTGTAGTATTCCTGCATAGGATAATTGCCTTGCATAAGTAGTCTTGATTCTCCAGTAATCTTATCTATAAAGCTTGACATTCCATCTTGCTCCACCTCTTGAAGTCAAGGGCAGCCCAAGTATCTTGTAGGAAATACACCTGTGTGAATCCAATCAGGCTGATTAACTGCTCTTTCATCTGATCCCCATACCA
The nucleotide sequence above comes from Solanum pennellii chromosome 9, SPENNV200. Encoded proteins:
- the LOC107029137 gene encoding protein FAR1-RELATED SEQUENCE 2-like isoform X1; this encodes MFEEEEPDLGEETSEIRIKASTALNPQNLVPSGTSKAASAVHTSDTHHFGVAVDLKAGVTTIDCSAESQSVVCQDNVVPEPFIGMEFESEYAAKEFYDYYARRVGFIMRIDQCRRSEVDKRILSRRLSCNKQGYYVKMKNHHGPPRKARTSTREGCKAMMLVKVNKSDKWVVTRFVKEHTHQLVPSGCSSGNAMDKKDRRIQELSMELEHQDKLCDLYREQLVTFLENVEQQMELLSKKIQVAVNNVKEVEAEVQKQPNSK
- the LOC107029137 gene encoding protein FAR1-RELATED SEQUENCE 2-like isoform X2 gives rise to the protein MFEEEEPDLGEETSEIRIKASTALNPQNLVPSGTSKAASAVHTMDLKAGVTTIDCSAESQSVVCQDNVVPEPFIGMEFESEYAAKEFYDYYARRVGFIMRIDQCRRSEVDKRILSRRLSCNKQGYYVKMKNHHGPPRKARTSTREGCKAMMLVKVNKSDKWVVTRFVKEHTHQLVPSGCSSGNAMDKKDRRIQELSMELEHQDKLCDLYREQLVTFLENVEQQMELLSKKIQVAVNNVKEVEAEVQKQPNSK
- the LOC107029137 gene encoding protein FAR1-RELATED SEQUENCE 2-like isoform X3; amino-acid sequence: MVFLGDTHHFGVAVDLKAGVTTIDCSAESQSVVCQDNVVPEPFIGMEFESEYAAKEFYDYYARRVGFIMRIDQCRRSEVDKRILSRRLSCNKQGYYVKMKNHHGPPRKARTSTREGCKAMMLVKVNKSDKWVVTRFVKEHTHQLVPSGCSSGNAMDKKDRRIQELSMELEHQDKLCDLYREQLVTFLENVEQQMELLSKKIQVAVNNVKEVEAEVQKQPNSK